From a region of the Zingiber officinale cultivar Zhangliang chromosome 4B, Zo_v1.1, whole genome shotgun sequence genome:
- the LOC121974809 gene encoding protein FAR1-RELATED SEQUENCE 5-like isoform X1: MEGNRVDDQEYIPQVSDDRKPKIGMEFSSLDDAYSFYNQYAREAGFSSRMHTSKKNKITNEVTWKQIVCFKEGHTDLMRWNKHTKVDQPTKERARGTVRTGCKSNITFVKKQTGPNWVVGNFIETHNHPLSTPSKVHLLRSHRNVSAAKKTLTKQFSEANVPTCQQMRILEIEYGGPERVGCTEKDIRNFEKNLRDEQKGIDAETLIEFFTSEQEKNSAFFFDYETDSDNRFRRCFWADHISRRAYSVFGDVVVFDTTYNTNKYGLILAPFVGVNHHHQTIIFGCGFLSDEKTESFVWLLKKFIEAMPKGPPSVIITDQDPAMTKAIAQVFPQTVHRYCLWHILNKFPEKLNPLTFQNHYQSLKNVIANSTTPDDFEKSWEEAIKSANLENNDWLSLMYKLRHKWVPVYFRHLFCAGMSSSQRSEGSHAFFKRYVSNKNSLMDFITRFNRALRHQRHNELVADHIDMNEHPKIKTNWPMEI, encoded by the coding sequence ATGGAAGGAAATCGAGTTGATGATCAGGAATATATTCCCCAAGTTTcagatgatcgaaagccaaaaattggaatggaattctcatcactagatgatgcatattcattctataatcaatatgcacgagaagctgGGTTTAGTTCAAGGATGCACacgagcaagaaaaataagatcaCAAATGAAGTAACgtggaaacaaattgtatgctttaaagaaggacatacagATCTAATGCGGTGGAATAAACATACAAAAGTTGATCAACCGACAAAAGAAAGAGCACGTGGCACAGTTAGAACGGGTTGtaaatcaaatattacatttgtgAAGAAACAAACTGGGCCTAATTGGGTTGTTGGTAACTTTATAGAAACCCATAATCATCCACTTTCTACTCCATccaaggtgcatttgctacgctcacatcgtaatgtttcagcagcaaagaaaacattgacgaaacaattttcagaggccaatgtacctacttgtcaacaaatgcgaatattggagatagagtatggaggacCTGAGAGAGTAGGTTGTACAGAAAAagatattagaaattttgagaaaaatctaAGAGATGagcaaaagggtattgatgctgaaacactAATCGAATTTTTTACATCCGAGCAAGAGAAGAATTCTGCTTTTTTCTTTGACTatgagactgattcagataataGATTTAGAAGATGTTTTTGGGCTGATCATATATCCAGGCGGGCATATAGTGTATTTGGcgatgtagttgtatttgatacaacatataacaccaacaaatatggctTGATTTTGGCACcttttgtaggagttaatcatcatcatcagacaattaTATTTGGTTGCGGAtttctaagtgatgagaaaactgaatcttttgtttggttgcttaaaaAGTTCATAGAAGCCATGCCTAAAGGTCCACCAAGtgttatcatcactgatcaggatcctgctatgacaaagGCAATTGCACAAGTGTtccctcaaacagtgcatcgatattgtttatgGCACATACTGAACAAATTTCCAGAAAAATTAAACCCTTTGACTTTTCAAAACCATTATCAAAGCTTAAAGAATGTCAttgcaaattctacaacacctgatgattttgaaaAGTCATGGGAAGAAGCTATCAAGTCTGCTAACTTAGAGAATAATGATTGGTTATCGTTGATGTATAAATTACGACACAAATGGGTGCCAGTATATTTTAGACATTTATTTTgtgctggaatgtcaagtagtcaaagatctgaaggctcacatgcatttttcaagagatatgtctcaaataagaactcactgatggattttatcacccgttttaatagagcactgaGACATCAAAGACATAATGAGTTAGTTGCTGACCATATTGACATGAATGAGCATCCGAAAATTAAGACAAATTGGCCAATGGAAATTTAA